The following are encoded in a window of Chitinophagaceae bacterium genomic DNA:
- a CDS encoding RNA polymerase sigma factor: MTEREYNECVNLYADNVYRFILKNLGHTEDAKDVVQGAYEKLWINREKVENDRSKSYLFTIAYNQMIDHVRKSKRISLKEDFTDNAKGAISQKHDTKRVLNEALAKLSEQQRSLVMLKDYEGYSYEEIGQITGLNESQVKVYLHRARLQLREYIVSPENVI; encoded by the coding sequence ATGACGGAGAGAGAATATAATGAATGCGTAAACCTGTATGCAGACAATGTGTACCGCTTTATCCTCAAGAATCTGGGGCATACTGAGGACGCCAAGGATGTGGTGCAGGGGGCATATGAAAAACTATGGATCAACAGGGAAAAGGTGGAGAATGACCGGAGCAAGAGCTACCTGTTTACGATCGCTTATAACCAGATGATCGACCATGTGCGGAAAAGCAAACGCATAAGCCTGAAAGAAGACTTTACTGATAATGCCAAAGGGGCAATATCCCAGAAACACGACACCAAAAGAGTTTTGAATGAAGCCCTGGCCAAATTAAGTGAACAGCAACGGAGCCTGGTGATGCTGAAAGATTATGAGGGGTACAGTTATGAAGAGATCGGGCAGATAACCGGGCTGAATGAGAGCCAGGTAAAAGTGTACTTACACCGGGCAAGGTTGCAATTGAGGGAGTACATTGTGAGTCCTGAGAACGTTATTTAA
- a CDS encoding S-adenosylmethionine:tRNA ribosyltransferase-isomerase: MIHPKKISILDYTYELPADRIALHPLAERDASKLLVYQSGVVKEDIYKNIDQYLPPGCLLIFNNTRVINARVLFQKSTGGIIEIFLLEPWHADHTTALSATGKINWKCMIGGASKWKEKNLKLKIKNVELTASLIEKLPDAYVVAFTWEPPGLSFAEVLEQCGEIPLPPYIKRKAETGDAERYQTIYAKDEGSVAAPTAGLHFTSEIFDRLAEKNIQKGFVTLHVGAGTFKPVKAATMEGHEMHAEWIEVSIQTIGDLLLLADKPVVAVGTTSLRTLESLYWMGVKTILEPDVKDLQLTQWEVYEEPLVNSRVPAVESLSSLQNWLKVNKQERLFTRSQILIAPGYTFKIAHAVITNFHQPQSTLLLLVAAAIGNDWRMLYEHALQHDFRFLSYGDGSLLFINK; this comes from the coding sequence ATGATCCACCCAAAAAAAATATCCATACTTGATTATACCTATGAGCTGCCGGCTGACCGGATAGCCCTCCATCCCCTGGCAGAAAGAGATGCATCAAAACTGCTGGTTTATCAAAGCGGGGTGGTCAAAGAAGATATTTATAAGAACATAGATCAATATCTTCCCCCGGGTTGTTTACTCATCTTTAACAATACCCGGGTGATCAATGCACGGGTTCTTTTTCAGAAAAGTACGGGTGGGATCATAGAGATATTTTTACTGGAGCCCTGGCATGCAGATCATACAACAGCCCTGTCTGCAACCGGTAAAATAAACTGGAAATGCATGATCGGTGGGGCAAGCAAGTGGAAGGAGAAAAATTTAAAATTAAAAATTAAAAATGTTGAATTAACGGCTTCGCTGATAGAAAAACTGCCGGATGCCTATGTAGTAGCGTTTACCTGGGAGCCGCCCGGGCTGAGTTTTGCAGAAGTGCTGGAACAATGCGGGGAGATCCCCTTGCCGCCATACATAAAAAGAAAAGCAGAGACGGGAGACGCCGAGCGCTATCAAACCATTTATGCCAAAGACGAAGGTTCTGTGGCGGCACCCACCGCAGGCCTGCATTTTACCAGCGAGATCTTTGATCGCCTGGCGGAAAAGAATATTCAGAAGGGCTTTGTTACCCTGCATGTGGGTGCCGGAACCTTTAAGCCCGTAAAGGCAGCAACCATGGAGGGCCATGAAATGCATGCGGAATGGATCGAAGTAAGTATCCAAACGATCGGGGATCTTTTACTCCTGGCTGATAAACCGGTTGTAGCCGTTGGCACCACATCACTCCGAACACTGGAAAGCCTGTACTGGATGGGGGTGAAGACCATTCTTGAGCCCGATGTAAAAGATCTGCAGCTTACCCAATGGGAAGTGTATGAAGAACCATTGGTCAATAGCAGGGTTCCTGCCGTGGAATCATTATCTTCTTTACAGAACTGGCTGAAGGTAAATAAGCAGGAAAGATTATTTACCCGGTCACAGATCCTGATAGCTCCCGGCTATACTTTTAAAATTGCCCATGCGGTCATTACCAATTTTCATCAACCGCAATCAACATTGCTCCTGTTGGTGGCTGCCGCCATTGGCAACGACTGGAGAATGCTTTATGAACATGCCCTGCAGCATGATTTCCGTTTTTTAAGCTATGGGGATGGAAGCCTTTTATTCATCAACAAATAA
- a CDS encoding class I SAM-dependent methyltransferase yields MSLKKIIRSLFDNTGIYIGKRPVYKGRANFCIDGLHYGFSFPSANYTPWQGDAAFLNIYNQIKDNTLVDIYRCYELWQLVHKVHGLNPGAAILEVGVWRGGTAGIMSQRLTDLKSTATLYLADTFSGVAKAGANDSFYTGGEHSDTSQQIVEDVLKNKSRYPHYKILKGIFPEDTANEIPAGEPFGLCHIDVDVYDSAKDILEWVWSKLITGGVVVFDDYGFHSCTGVAKLVEEYRNRPDRHIIHNLNGHAIMIKLN; encoded by the coding sequence ATGTCACTAAAGAAAATAATACGCAGCCTTTTTGATAATACCGGCATTTACATCGGCAAAAGGCCTGTTTACAAAGGCAGGGCAAACTTCTGTATCGACGGGCTTCATTATGGCTTTTCATTTCCCTCTGCCAATTACACACCCTGGCAGGGTGATGCTGCATTCCTGAATATCTACAACCAGATAAAGGACAATACCCTGGTGGATATTTACCGCTGTTATGAACTCTGGCAGCTGGTGCATAAAGTACATGGGCTGAACCCGGGTGCGGCTATTCTTGAAGTGGGTGTATGGCGTGGCGGAACCGCAGGCATCATGTCGCAGCGGTTGACCGACCTGAAGAGTACGGCCACTTTGTACCTTGCCGATACGTTCAGTGGTGTGGCCAAGGCCGGCGCCAACGACAGTTTTTATACCGGCGGTGAACACAGCGACACCAGCCAGCAGATTGTGGAAGATGTTTTAAAGAATAAAAGCCGTTACCCGCATTATAAGATCCTGAAAGGTATTTTTCCCGAAGACACAGCCAATGAAATTCCTGCAGGTGAGCCCTTTGGTTTATGCCATATTGATGTGGATGTTTATGATTCGGCCAAAGACATCCTGGAATGGGTTTGGAGCAAACTCATCACAGGGGGGGTTGTTGTTTTTGACGACTATGGATTCCATTCCTGTACCGGGGTGGCAAAACTGGTAGAAGAATACAGGAACAGGCCGGACCGGCATATCATTCATAACCTGAACGGGCATGCCATCATGATCAAACTGAATTAA
- a CDS encoding outer membrane beta-barrel protein yields MAIICLNALTVSAQEKKDTIRVGGMIIVKEGKTNSGGEKRMKMKRDHSPRKLRNVSTNWGILDLGFSNYDDKTNYSGNMGGYLVDRPGYPALGKSDFKLRAGKSVNVNIWLFMQRLNLVKHHVNLKYGLGIELNNYRYKSSISYREGGQVPYGNLPAITSDPFIFRDSVSFSKNKLAADYLTVPLMLNFATHPAHNNKGVSVSVGVSAGYLYSQRNKQKSDERGKWINKGEYDLERFKFSYVAELGLGPIRIYGSYSPNSMYKRALDIRPYTIGLRFSNW; encoded by the coding sequence ATGGCAATTATTTGCTTGAACGCATTGACCGTATCGGCACAGGAAAAAAAAGACACCATCCGCGTAGGAGGTATGATCATTGTTAAAGAAGGGAAGACAAACAGCGGCGGAGAAAAAAGAATGAAAATGAAAAGAGATCATTCGCCCAGGAAATTACGCAACGTAAGTACCAACTGGGGTATACTGGACCTGGGTTTCAGTAATTATGATGACAAGACCAATTACAGCGGCAACATGGGTGGTTACCTGGTTGACAGGCCGGGTTATCCTGCATTGGGTAAAAGCGATTTCAAGCTTCGTGCCGGCAAGAGCGTCAATGTAAATATCTGGCTGTTCATGCAAAGGCTTAACCTGGTCAAACATCATGTAAACCTGAAATATGGTTTGGGCATTGAACTGAATAATTACCGTTATAAATCAAGCATCAGTTACAGGGAAGGCGGACAGGTACCTTATGGCAACCTGCCGGCCATTACCAGTGATCCATTCATTTTCAGGGATTCGGTCTCATTCTCAAAGAATAAACTGGCAGCTGATTACCTGACTGTTCCGCTGATGCTGAATTTTGCGACCCACCCTGCCCATAATAATAAAGGAGTGAGCGTGAGTGTGGGGGTGAGTGCCGGCTACCTGTACAGCCAGCGTAACAAACAAAAAAGCGACGAAAGAGGTAAGTGGATCAACAAAGGCGAGTATGACCTGGAACGATTTAAGTTTTCCTATGTGGCAGAACTGGGACTGGGTCCTATCCGGATTTACGGATCATACAGCCCCAACTCCATGTATAAAAGGGCGCTTGACATCAGGCCTTATACGATCGGGTTACGGTTCAGCAACTGGTAA
- a CDS encoding L,D-transpeptidase: MRGSKFFQFVILGGVMAAALSFIPPVKKKRTVAKKAPVAKAAKPAVKDSIENPYYIIVDKSDYELKVYDDEGWYATYPIVFGSKDLSDKMKEGDKRTPDGSFKVILKKIHPKWGPELLLDYPNDISYQRFKERKSRGLIPRTAKIGGGIAIHATRPQEEWTIDNFYNWTDGCVSVKYTEMKDLFSYIPVGTPVTIQQ; encoded by the coding sequence ATGAGGGGTTCTAAATTTTTTCAATTTGTCATTTTAGGCGGCGTAATGGCGGCGGCCCTATCCTTTATTCCGCCGGTAAAAAAGAAGAGAACGGTTGCTAAAAAGGCCCCGGTAGCAAAAGCAGCAAAACCTGCTGTAAAAGACAGCATTGAAAATCCTTATTACATCATTGTGGACAAAAGTGATTACGAGTTGAAAGTCTATGACGATGAGGGCTGGTATGCTACTTACCCCATCGTTTTCGGCAGCAAGGACTTGAGCGATAAGATGAAGGAAGGTGATAAGCGGACGCCGGATGGAAGCTTTAAGGTTATCCTCAAGAAAATTCACCCCAAATGGGGGCCTGAGTTATTGCTTGATTACCCGAATGACATCAGTTACCAGCGGTTCAAAGAAAGAAAATCACGGGGCCTGATACCCCGGACAGCCAAAATAGGAGGAGGCATTGCCATACATGCCACCCGTCCGCAGGAAGAATGGACGATAGATAATTTTTATAACTGGACGGATGGATGTGTTTCGGTCAAATACACCGAGATGAAAGACCTGTTTAGTTATATACCCGTAGGTACACCCGTAACCATCCAGCAGTAA
- a CDS encoding VOC family protein: protein MGCGNSQQNSHKNSKIDSTSNQTLTKKPDSIMQKITPCLWVDKDAKAVVDYYLSIFKDGKMKEYRQYKNPPEAKEQGGQDSFETAVMEIGDIEFNILAAGPYFKFNESISFVINCKDQAEVDYYWNALTSNGGQESSCGWCKDKYGLSWQVVPVEYFDLINSDDPKVREKAMRNTLKQKKLILSELK, encoded by the coding sequence ATGGGTTGTGGAAATTCTCAACAGAATTCTCACAAAAACAGTAAAATTGATTCAACTTCCAATCAAACTTTAACAAAAAAGCCAGATTCGATTATGCAAAAAATAACACCCTGTCTTTGGGTTGATAAAGATGCAAAAGCAGTAGTAGATTATTACCTTTCTATTTTCAAAGATGGAAAAATGAAAGAATACCGCCAATATAAAAATCCACCAGAAGCAAAAGAACAAGGTGGCCAAGACAGCTTTGAAACAGCTGTTATGGAAATTGGTGATATAGAATTTAACATTTTAGCTGCAGGCCCATATTTTAAATTTAATGAGTCCATTTCGTTTGTAATCAATTGCAAAGATCAAGCAGAAGTAGATTATTATTGGAATGCGTTGACATCAAACGGTGGACAAGAAAGTTCATGTGGCTGGTGCAAAGACAAATATGGTTTATCGTGGCAGGTTGTTCCTGTTGAATATTTTGACCTGATAAACAGCGATGACCCTAAAGTAAGAGAAAAGGCTATGAGGAATACACTAAAACAGAAAAAGTTAATACTATCAGAACTTAAATGA
- a CDS encoding VOC family protein, whose amino-acid sequence MANAINWFEIPATDFTRAKKFYETILATEIMEMPFPHGKYGMFAADMENGAVGGGLMQSEGFNPSKDGSVVYLNGGEDLSASLSKVEQAGGKIIMPKTSIGQNGFMAHFIDTEGNRVALHSMK is encoded by the coding sequence ATGGCAAATGCAATTAATTGGTTTGAAATCCCGGCAACTGATTTCACAAGAGCAAAAAAATTTTACGAAACTATTTTAGCTACAGAAATTATGGAAATGCCTTTCCCTCACGGAAAATATGGAATGTTTGCAGCAGACATGGAAAATGGTGCTGTTGGTGGCGGACTAATGCAATCAGAGGGATTTAATCCATCAAAAGACGGCTCTGTAGTTTATCTGAATGGTGGAGAAGACTTAAGTGCATCATTAAGCAAAGTTGAACAAGCAGGCGGAAAAATTATAATGCCGAAAACTTCAATTGGACAAAATGGATTTATGGCACATTTTATTGACACTGAAGGCAACCGGGTGGCTTTGCACTCAATGAAATAG
- a CDS encoding insulinase family protein encodes MRSIRTFLFVALAFTAVFSYAQTGNYEWKTAASGGYTYKYVSNDPAKARFYTLKNGLTVILSPTNKDPRVQCYIATKAGSKTDPSTNTGLAHYLEHMLFKGTDKFGSLDWAKEKPELDKIDALYEQYNKTTDVEKRKAIYQQIDSVSGVASRYGIANEYDKMMSSMGAQGTNAFTSFEQTVYTDDVPANAIDKYLAVQGERFRNPILRIFHTELEAVYEEKNRGLDSDGRRVFEKLFAELFKNHNYGLQTTIGTIDHLKNPSLVEIRKYFNTYYVPNNMGVIMSGDFNPDEMIRKIDVTFSYMQNKAVPKYTFQPEQPIASPILTELVGPDAESVTIGFRLPGNRSKDVLLADLVGQILTNGKAGLMDLNLVKKQKLLGASASVFTLIDYGIMYMQGRPTLGQSLEDVKALMLGEIENLKKGNFDDNLITSIINNQKKNKILATESYGSRANDLMSAFTSELDWKEQVAYTDMLSKLTKKDIVAFANKYFGDNYVCILKRKGEDKNIVKVEKPPITPVETNRDAQSGFVKQVNNMPATPVKPVWLDYNRDLQKTSFGPAEVLYVQNKDNSIFRLRYRFNMGTWNNKKLSLAAQYLQFLGTDKMSAEDITKAFYKIACSFNVSATAEYTTVMIEGLQENFPTAVKLFEDVLKNCKGDENALKSLKARLTKSRTDAKANKGAIMNGLVSYARFGSKNPFNYVLTDEELKNTTAEELVGILHDLNSYAHKILYYGPQPLTQLTAGLKAIHTVPATFKAAGDKMRFTPATQTNNQVLFADYNMVQSEIRWVRNTGIYSADKEPVIDIFNNYFGGGMGALVFQTIRESKALAYSTFAFYAKPDKKEDPFYTLAYVGCQADKFNESVVAMNELLNELPNVEENIKFARAGIKKDIETERITQDGIIFNYLTAQQKGMNEDIRKKTYAAVDKIGYTELKQFHSENIANKPYTYCIVASEKKLPEEQMKKYGEVKKLSLEEIFGY; translated from the coding sequence ATGCGATCTATCAGAACATTCTTATTTGTAGCGCTGGCATTTACCGCCGTGTTCAGCTATGCACAAACCGGCAACTATGAATGGAAAACGGCTGCTTCCGGCGGATACACATACAAATATGTGAGTAATGATCCTGCCAAAGCAAGATTTTACACCTTAAAGAACGGACTTACCGTTATTTTAAGTCCTACCAATAAGGATCCACGGGTACAATGCTATATAGCCACCAAGGCAGGGAGTAAAACGGATCCGTCAACCAATACAGGCCTTGCCCACTACCTGGAGCACATGCTTTTTAAAGGAACGGATAAATTCGGTTCATTGGACTGGGCCAAAGAAAAACCTGAGCTGGATAAAATAGATGCTTTGTATGAACAGTATAACAAGACAACGGATGTTGAAAAACGCAAGGCCATTTATCAGCAGATCGATTCGGTATCCGGCGTTGCCTCCAGGTACGGCATTGCCAATGAATACGATAAGATGATGTCTTCCATGGGCGCACAGGGTACCAATGCTTTTACATCATTTGAACAAACGGTCTACACGGATGACGTGCCTGCCAATGCTATTGACAAATACCTGGCAGTACAGGGAGAGCGTTTCCGGAATCCCATCCTGCGGATCTTTCATACCGAACTGGAAGCCGTGTATGAAGAAAAGAACCGCGGGCTGGATAGTGACGGAAGAAGGGTGTTTGAAAAATTGTTTGCCGAATTGTTCAAGAACCATAATTATGGATTGCAAACAACTATTGGCACCATTGACCACCTGAAGAACCCTTCGCTGGTGGAGATACGGAAATATTTCAACACCTATTATGTACCCAATAACATGGGAGTGATTATGAGTGGTGATTTTAACCCGGATGAGATGATCAGAAAGATCGATGTCACTTTCTCTTATATGCAGAATAAAGCGGTGCCTAAATATACGTTTCAGCCGGAGCAACCGATCGCATCGCCCATACTGACAGAACTGGTTGGACCTGACGCGGAAAGCGTAACCATCGGCTTCAGGCTGCCGGGTAACAGATCAAAAGACGTATTGCTGGCCGACCTGGTTGGACAGATACTCACCAACGGCAAGGCCGGTTTGATGGATCTGAACCTGGTAAAGAAACAAAAGCTGCTGGGCGCTTCTGCATCTGTATTCACCCTGATCGACTATGGCATCATGTATATGCAGGGAAGGCCTACATTGGGCCAGTCGCTGGAAGACGTGAAAGCGCTGATGCTGGGGGAGATCGAAAACCTGAAGAAAGGGAATTTTGATGATAACCTCATTACTTCCATCATCAACAATCAAAAGAAGAATAAGATACTGGCTACAGAATCGTATGGCTCAAGGGCAAACGACCTGATGAGTGCATTTACATCGGAGCTTGACTGGAAAGAGCAGGTGGCCTATACCGATATGCTTTCCAAACTCACCAAGAAAGACATTGTTGCCTTTGCCAATAAATATTTCGGCGATAACTATGTATGTATCTTAAAGCGGAAGGGCGAGGACAAGAATATTGTGAAGGTTGAAAAACCACCTATTACCCCGGTGGAAACAAACCGGGATGCGCAATCCGGTTTTGTGAAACAAGTGAACAACATGCCTGCCACCCCGGTAAAACCCGTTTGGCTGGATTATAACAGGGACTTGCAAAAGACCTCCTTCGGCCCTGCAGAAGTATTGTATGTACAGAACAAAGACAACAGTATCTTCCGCCTGCGCTACCGCTTTAATATGGGTACCTGGAATAATAAAAAACTGAGCCTGGCCGCACAGTACCTGCAGTTCCTGGGAACGGATAAAATGAGTGCAGAGGACATCACCAAGGCATTCTATAAAATTGCCTGCAGCTTTAATGTGAGCGCTACCGCTGAGTATACCACTGTAATGATCGAAGGCCTGCAGGAAAACTTCCCTACAGCCGTTAAACTGTTTGAAGATGTTTTAAAGAACTGTAAGGGGGATGAAAATGCATTGAAGTCATTAAAGGCAAGATTAACCAAGTCAAGAACAGATGCCAAAGCCAATAAAGGCGCTATTATGAACGGACTGGTCAGTTATGCACGGTTTGGCAGTAAGAACCCATTCAACTATGTGCTGACCGATGAAGAACTGAAAAACACCACGGCCGAAGAGCTGGTCGGTATTTTGCACGACCTGAACAGTTATGCGCACAAAATTCTTTATTATGGTCCGCAACCGCTGACACAGCTGACTGCAGGATTGAAAGCCATTCATACTGTACCGGCAACTTTTAAAGCCGCAGGTGATAAAATGAGATTCACGCCGGCTACGCAGACAAACAACCAGGTATTATTTGCGGATTACAACATGGTTCAGTCGGAAATACGCTGGGTGAGAAATACCGGTATATACAGTGCAGACAAAGAACCGGTGATCGATATCTTCAATAATTACTTTGGCGGTGGCATGGGCGCCCTTGTATTCCAGACCATCCGGGAGTCTAAAGCGCTGGCGTATTCAACCTTCGCTTTTTATGCCAAGCCAGATAAGAAGGAGGACCCGTTCTATACGCTGGCTTATGTAGGCTGCCAGGCAGACAAATTCAATGAATCCGTTGTGGCGATGAACGAACTGCTGAACGAATTGCCCAACGTGGAAGAGAACATCAAGTTTGCCCGTGCAGGCATCAAGAAGGATATTGAGACCGAGCGCATCACGCAGGACGGGATCATCTTCAACTATCTTACCGCACAGCAGAAAGGAATGAATGAAGACATCCGTAAAAAAACATACGCGGCGGTTGATAAGATCGGCTATACCGAACTGAAACAATTCCACAGCGAGAATATTGCGAACAAGCCCTACACATATTGCATTGTAGCTTCTGAGAAGAAATTACCGGAGGAACAGATGAAGAAGTATGGAGAAGTGAAGAAGCTCAGCCTGGAAGAGATATTTGGATATTAA
- a CDS encoding IS110 family transposase yields the protein MLPEQPGELFHLQVGNNNQGFAKILEHTGTGYHFVMEATGVYYIRLAFYLQHRGCKLSVVNSIAIKRYIQMHLERNKSDKKDAGWICRYGIEQQPAYWVMPDSAYFESKQLYNSIREYTEQIKRFNNQLHSLRLLPVPSKDSIKSLERMIVCMEKEIKQLEHKLQLLLEQWQPEQLKRVSSVKGIGKRAAAMLIVFTQGFKHTENHRQLISFAGLAPTEYSSGSSIQGKPRIYKRGGKNLRDVLYMCSMNAMKTNPACKALYERLRANGKTGKQALIAVCNKLLKQVFAVVKNNTLYQPNYCSAKP from the coding sequence TTGTTACCAGAACAACCTGGAGAACTATTCCACCTCCAGGTGGGCAATAACAACCAGGGTTTTGCAAAAATCCTGGAACATACTGGCACGGGCTATCACTTTGTAATGGAAGCCACGGGAGTGTATTACATCCGCCTGGCTTTTTATTTGCAGCATCGGGGCTGCAAGCTAAGTGTGGTAAACTCGATCGCCATCAAGCGTTACATCCAGATGCACCTGGAGCGCAACAAGAGCGATAAAAAAGATGCCGGCTGGATCTGCCGCTACGGGATAGAGCAGCAGCCTGCATACTGGGTAATGCCCGACAGTGCTTACTTTGAGAGTAAGCAACTGTACAACAGCATCCGGGAATACACCGAGCAGATCAAACGGTTTAACAACCAGTTGCACAGCCTGCGTTTACTGCCTGTGCCCAGCAAAGACAGCATAAAATCGCTTGAGAGAATGATTGTGTGCATGGAAAAAGAGATTAAACAGCTGGAGCATAAACTGCAATTGTTACTGGAGCAATGGCAGCCCGAGCAGTTAAAAAGAGTAAGCAGTGTGAAGGGCATAGGCAAAAGGGCAGCGGCGATGCTGATCGTGTTTACACAAGGGTTTAAACACACCGAAAATCACCGGCAGCTGATCAGCTTTGCGGGGCTGGCCCCCACCGAGTACAGCAGCGGAAGCAGTATACAGGGTAAGCCCCGGATCTATAAGCGGGGTGGAAAAAACCTGCGGGATGTGCTGTACATGTGCAGTATGAATGCAATGAAGACCAACCCGGCCTGTAAGGCACTCTACGAACGGCTAAGAGCCAACGGTAAGACAGGTAAACAGGCATTGATAGCAGTGTGTAATAAGCTTTTGAAACAGGTATTTGCCGTGGTGAAAAACAATACGCTTTATCAACCAAATTACTGTTCAGCAAAACCGTAA
- a CDS encoding alpha/beta hydrolase yields the protein MKRFFKILIRTALVLFILVNVIVAFHAWKFTHFYDAGSIRVKPMEEKTGWDKTKEILFGINAVKQVNMPAADSAFQAVYLKTADGLKLEGWYIKAPKAVGTVCLFHGHGGKKSGTNDEAAAFRKLGYNTLQLDFRAHGSSGGNTCTIGYDEVEDVKLAYDHIKNKGERNIVLWGISMGAATITKAVHDYQLQPQKIILEMPFGTIEDAVKGRLKLMGLPPQPIATLLTFWGGAEHGFWAFSMKPQEYVKDIHCPVLLQWGKNDPRVTQAEQDILFRNIPGSNKRFVVYETADHQSICTKEPGKWDAEIAAFLK from the coding sequence ATGAAACGATTCTTTAAGATCCTCATCCGTACGGCCCTTGTGCTGTTCATCCTGGTAAATGTGATCGTGGCCTTTCATGCCTGGAAGTTCACCCATTTTTATGATGCCGGGAGCATCCGGGTAAAGCCCATGGAAGAAAAGACCGGGTGGGACAAGACCAAAGAGATCCTGTTTGGCATCAACGCCGTGAAGCAGGTAAATATGCCTGCGGCCGATTCCGCCTTCCAGGCTGTTTATTTAAAAACTGCCGACGGCCTTAAACTGGAAGGCTGGTATATTAAAGCCCCCAAGGCAGTCGGCACCGTTTGCCTTTTTCACGGGCATGGCGGTAAAAAAAGTGGTACCAATGATGAAGCAGCCGCTTTCCGGAAACTGGGTTACAATACCCTTCAGTTAGACTTCAGGGCGCACGGCAGCAGTGGAGGAAATACATGCACCATTGGTTATGACGAAGTGGAAGATGTAAAACTGGCATATGATCACATTAAGAACAAGGGCGAAAGGAATATTGTGCTTTGGGGGATCTCCATGGGAGCAGCAACAATCACCAAAGCGGTTCATGATTACCAGTTACAGCCGCAAAAAATAATTCTCGAAATGCCATTCGGAACCATTGAAGATGCCGTAAAGGGGCGGTTGAAACTGATGGGACTGCCGCCGCAACCCATTGCAACCTTACTTACCTTCTGGGGTGGCGCTGAGCATGGCTTCTGGGCATTTAGCATGAAACCGCAGGAATATGTAAAAGACATTCATTGCCCGGTATTGCTGCAATGGGGAAAGAACGACCCACGGGTTACCCAGGCTGAACAGGATATCTTATTCAGGAACATCCCGGGCAGCAATAAAAGATTTGTGGTGTACGAAACGGCCGACCACCAGAGTATTTGTACAAAAGAACCCGGAAAATGGGATGCCGAAATTGCCGCATTTTTAAAATGA